catagttattttacatatatatttataattacGATTACAAATATATGCATAATAGTCTTTATTGTatcaaataaaaattaaaatgttATATTTACATACATAATGGAGGTATCTGCGGGCAGGAAGCGCCCGATAAATTGCCATTTACTAAGGTTGGTGACAAAAACTACGAGCCGACGAAACATACGCACTCACCACAACATGTGGGCATTGCCACTATGTAAATGTAAAGGCAAAGTAGACTTAAAAAGAAAATTGCAATCTCCACGGATATTcttttaacgacaaatttctgatcactgacggaccactggagtatcatcgtgtcatcAGCGGAACAACCCAATTCATGAGGAAAACCAATAAATTTGGGAAAACTCTCTTGTGAGAATTGAATTCAGTACCTAATGGTCTTTAAGCCTTATCTCACCCCAATATGACTAGTGTTAAGTTGTGAAgaataaataaacataattagGGAAAGAGAGATTTTTGTTGGATATGTATTTGTGAAGCGTTCGCAAACAAGGCAACGTTGGGTTCGAAGAGTCATGGCAAGAGTTTGATAGGAAAAtgaaaaataacaaaataatattaatgccaatgatctctagattaagtggtggagggcttacatttctcttgagagatgcaggtttgacttccacttggtgcagagtgaggcactggtgggcaatgataggagacccaggtaagcctgggttggatccttgagccaaacgggttttaccgttAATTTCACTGTCGTACCTACGGGCTGGTGGGTtgccgggttttccccggaattggtggtggactcgagttactctcggagtactccgtttgtccagtgggtgctcCGAAAGTGCTCGTGATTGAGCTTGTTGGcggttaaaaaaaaataaataataataatttaattatattattataatagaAAAAACAGCTATTATAATAATCCTAGTTAATTAAGGATTACTGTAATAATTTACGATAATCCCCAAAATCTGTTCCTTTCCTCAGCCAATACATACATATAAATACCCTTGCCCGTCAGATAAACCCAAACCCTAATCGCCGATCCGAAGTAATTTTCGTCTGTGATTAGTTTACCCTAATCGacctcttctctctctctctctcaaggtATGTTTGTAATTTTCGTCTGTGATTAGTTTACCCTAATTAGTTGTGAATCATCTTCTAGTGTAGTGTAGTGCGGTTGAATTCGATTTAACGGACAAGCCCCAAAAATTCTTTTTCAAATCCGAACAAGtcttaatataataataatgcaTTTGCTGTTAGGATGTTCACGTTCTTGTTGTTCTTTGCTTCAGATGGCAGACATGCAGGTTGCACCAGTTGACCCaatgaaaaagaagaagaaaaagaaggtgGTCATTGAAGATCCTATTCAACACTTGGTTGACGATACCACCGCCCACTTATACGGTAAGACGAGTCTTTAAACGAACCCTATGAACATGAACCgggctatgttcgtgttcgttcgttaaggaaatgtaGATGTCCGTGAACTGTTCGCAAACACACGTACGGTACagaagtttatgttcgtgttcgttcgttaacaAAATCGGGCAAGTTCGTgttcgttcatgttcgttcgtttaaagcctaaacgaacagttcacgaacattaacgaacacaaacgaatataaacaaaaaaaatttaactaaacatatttgaataaacataaacaaacataaattaacatgattgaacaaacaagtctaatatattatAATTCATCCGAAAACATATCTAAATTAAAGTTCATAACTATAATAATTAGTCATATtaatataagtagttagaaaacctaatatttatataaatctaactatttatgtatttactaaaatttaattaaacgaacaaatttttttgttcgtgttcgttcgtttattaaataaacgaacttcccgccaaacaagttcatgaacgttcggttcatttacaggcctaacTATCAGCTTTGGTGTCCGCCAGAACTCTAGACAATGACACCGCTTTTTGACTAAATATCGCCTCATTCCGTAGCTTCCAAATGCTCCAAACCGCAACCATGATTATTGCTTGGaccatcgtttttttttttgttttgtttcctGGAACTGCCCTATGCAACTCCACTAGATCTCTGAACCTGAAAGCAAAGATCTGGGGGATCCTACACCAGCTGCTAATTTGACATCAAACCTGACCCGCAAACTCGCAACCAATAAACAAGTGATCTACGGACTCGTCTAACTCCCCGCATAACTTGCAAACCGGTGACGGTACCGGGATATTCCGTCTCAGCAGAGAATCTACCGTAGGTATGCGACCCATCTTCGCTCTCCAACAGAAAAGGTTTACCTTTTTTCGGTGCCCAGCTGTTCCACGGGAACGCATAGAACTCCCCATGGAATCCCGATGCCGCAGACAACTCCTTCACTTCCCTGACAGAAAAACCTTCACCCGATGCCTCACCCCACATCCACTCGTCTTCCTTCTCCATTGCCACACCCATGCACATGTGCCATCATTCTGAACCAGGCACTCTGCCAAACACACCTGCTTGACCCGCTCCAGTTCGAAGATACCCAGGAACCGAGAACATAGCGGAGTTTTCCCAACCCATACATCGAGCCAGAACCTTATTTTGTCGCCCCGCTCGATAGTGGCGACGAAATAGTTTCTAATGTTTACATTAACTTGCAAAAAATCTGAGTCGATTTTAAATATAGAATTCCAAACCCCCGGAACGGACAGCTTCACAGGAATATAATTCCAGGTTCTGGAACTCTTATGCAGTGTCCACAGTCGCGAACACAAACAAATGCAAATGAACAAAAACAATCATTAAGTTAGacattttttactatttttttaatataattattaacTAATGTTTATGggagaaagtaaaaaaaaagggaaaagtaaaacaaacgaacttgaacaaacataaacgaacatattaccgaacgttcacgaacacatgCAAACGAACATATtgccgaacgttcacgaacacagtcgaacgaacgagacctttgttcgtgttcgttcatttagttaATCGAACGGAatatcttgttcgtgttcgttcatcaactaaacgaatgaacataaacgaactttccgCGAACGGTttacgaactgttcgctgaacattCAGTTCGTTCACAGCCCTACGAGTCATCCTtacatgatatatatatatacatatatatatatatatatatatatatatatatatatatatatatatatatatatatatttattttgaaGTTGTATGTTTTACCTTCTCTCAAGTTTACTAAAATCCAAACTTGGCATGCAGTAGCTGAAACTCTTGAACCTACATTTACTGgtctgaaaaagaaaaagaagaaacagGTAAGTtacataccccccccccctctctctacGGTTTAGACTTGTACATAGGCCTGAATACGAGTCTTTTTTTATGATCATATTAGGTAGATGCTGAAAGCGAAGATGTTGATGCTGAAGAAGATATAAATGGTAAGTAGTTTCTGTTAATCAACCAACTGTTGTTACTTTCTTCGATGAACGCTgctttttgtttgtttgtttgtttgttacctaGATCCTGAGAAACCATGGGAAGGGACAGATCGTGATTACATGTATGAGGAGGTACACAATCTTGTGTCtcaatgatttttataaaatttttgttTTGATTTCTCTTTTCGTAAATGTAACAGCTTCTGAGCCGAGTCTTTGACACTCTTCGTGAAAGCAATCCGGAGCTTGCAGGGGAAAAACGGAAAACTATATTGAAGATACCAGAAGTTCTACGTGAAGGAACGAAGAAAACTGTCTTCGTCAATCTTGTTGATATTTGCAAAATGTAAGTGCGCTATAGAACATAGTTGTCCATAGCGGTCGTTATGgtcgctatagcgaatagcgtagcgTCGCTACATATAGTATTTTAACTACTTTGTAACAGTGTTTATGATATTTCCAATGTTAGTAAGGGTATATATGTAATTGCCTCTTATTATAAAATTGAGATGTTTTCTGGTTTTGTGTCGACATTAGGATGCATAGGCAGCCGGAACATGTTATGACCTTCTTGCTTGCTGAACTGGGTACTAGCGGATCGCTTGACGGGCAGCAACGATTGGTGGTGAAGGGTAGATTTGCACCCAAAAGCTTTGAAGGGATTCTACGCCGATACATGAGTACGATTCTCTTTGCATTGATTGTTGTTTTAGAGGCCAAAGTCGTCTTTGCTGACAAGTTTTCTTTTACAGATGAATATGTTATCTGCAACAGTTGCAAGGGCGGAGATACGAGCATTGAAAAGGACAAGGAGAACCGTCTGATCTTCCTGAAATGTGATAAGGTACCCAATCAACTCGAAGTAAGCGTGTTCGTACGTGACAGAACGTGCTTTTTTGCATGTCAAACTGGGTCGAGTTGGGTTCTTTCGTTACTGATTAATGGGTTAGAtataggggtgctaaacgggttgttttcgcgggttcaacccgatctgaacccgaaaattttagatGAACCCAAACTCGAATATATTGTCATACATTTGGACCCAAACACGACCGTTTaacccaaattttttttatttttaaatatttttatgcaatttaatatattaaatgtaaaatttactacaaaaacacacaaatttatataatacaattacattaaaattataaaatcttatgaCAATTACTCTTTTTAATTATAATTATGGCAATAAATACACACAatatttaatttatgacataaaacatattataaaaaatataatataatataaatgagttaaacgggtcaacctgTCAACCCgttcgggttgacccgaacctgacccgattagctaaacgggttcgctGGCTCAACTTGAAACTGACCCGAActcgtttagactaaacccaaacccgcgaatttcgtgttaggtttgtgtcgggttttcgggtcgtgtcaaATTCACACCCTTAGTTAGATAGGATTACAAAAAAAATGATATCATCCTATAGATATTTGAATAAAGCCAACTTTCAGTCCTCTCGACTCGGTTTCTTTATTAGCTACATCGTATTATTTCATTCTATAATCATTAATTTTTTAAATTGaaatttgtcttttttttttctagtgcGGTTCGGAAAGGTCAGTCGCTCCAATAAAGGCGGGCTTCGTCGCTCGGGTGGGACGTCGGAAGGCTGAGACTTAGTTTTCTTACACTGTTCGTGTTGATGTTGATACCAATTGAACGAGGATGTACCTCGTAGTCTTGCTTGCTTTTGTTAACCCTTAGTTTTTAAAACGACATCGATTTTTATTTGTCTAACAAGCACTAATTTA
The Helianthus annuus cultivar XRQ/B chromosome 6, HanXRQr2.0-SUNRISE, whole genome shotgun sequence genome window above contains:
- the LOC110864268 gene encoding eukaryotic translation initiation factor 2 subunit beta isoform X1, translating into MADMQVAPVDPMKKKKKKKVVIEDPIQHLVDDTTAHLYVAETLEPTFTGLKKKKKKQVDAESEDVDAEEDINDPEKPWEGTDRDYMYEELLSRVFDTLRESNPELAGEKRKTILKIPEVLREGTKKTVFVNLVDICKMMHRQPEHVMTFLLAELGTSGSLDGQQRLVVKGRFAPKSFEGILRRYMNEYVICNSCKGGDTSIEKDKENRLIFLKCDKCGSERSVAPIKAGFVARVGRRKAET
- the LOC110864268 gene encoding eukaryotic translation initiation factor 2 subunit beta isoform X2 — translated: MADMQVAPVDPMKKKKKKKVVIEDPIQHLVDDTTAHLYVAETLEPTFTGLKKKKKKQVDAEEDINDPEKPWEGTDRDYMYEELLSRVFDTLRESNPELAGEKRKTILKIPEVLREGTKKTVFVNLVDICKMMHRQPEHVMTFLLAELGTSGSLDGQQRLVVKGRFAPKSFEGILRRYMNEYVICNSCKGGDTSIEKDKENRLIFLKCDKCGSERSVAPIKAGFVARVGRRKAET